The Paralichthys olivaceus isolate ysfri-2021 chromosome 9, ASM2471397v2, whole genome shotgun sequence genome contains a region encoding:
- the pcdh11 gene encoding protocadherin-11 X-linked isoform X4 has product MDLASQAHVLVVLLTCGVLLCWAQERDYTVKEEQPENVRIGNLRKDLDLNLDPNIRLSSPLQFKPVYKTGDVPLVRVEANTGEIFTTNHRIDREKLCSGVFAEKRCYYEIEVAVLPDEIFRLVKIRFLIEDVNDNAPLFQSTVINISIPENTAINTRYPVPSAFDPDVGINGIQHYELVKSVSEFGLDIIETPEGDKWPQLIVQQNLDREQKDTFVMKIKVEDGGNPPKSSTAILQVTISDVNDNRPIFKDTELEVTVPENAPMGTSVAQLHATDADLGSNAQIHFSFSNQISASTKRHFAIDSSTGLITVKQPLDREVTPVHKLIVLASDGSSTPSRATVTVNVTDVNDNVPSIDTRYIINLVNGTVLLSENAPLNTKIALITVTDKDADLYGKVACYTDHDVPFRLKPVFNDQFLLETAAPLDYETTREYAIKIVASDRGTPPLNTSAMVLIKIKDENDNAPIFPQPEIQLSIPENNDPSTQLIKISATDADSGHNAEIIYTLGPDAPDGFNIDRRSGILSVGKRLDREKQERYSFTVIARDNGSTFLQSNVTVRLIVQDLNDNSPAFTHPEYNFYVPENLPLFGTVGLITVTDADAGDNAVITLSILNGKDNFIIDPQTGVIKPNITFDREQQSSYTFMVKAVDAGHPPSSSYAKVTINVVDVNDNRPVFVIPSSNFSYDLVRTTTTPGAVVTRVFAIDNDTGMNAELQYSIISSIIITSRVSPRGLFAIDKTTGNITLQEKILTADQGLHRLVVKVKDLGQPESLHAIALIHLFVNDTVSNATFIQEQLRKSMETPLDRNIGDSEVTPQANGYVIVVIAIIAGTMTVILVIFVTALVRCRQTPRHKVVQKGKQSGEWVSPNQENRQIKKKKKRKKRSPKSLLLNFVTIDESKPDDPTHEHVNGTLDLPVELEEQTMGKYNWATTPTTFKPDSPDLAKHYKSASPQPTFQIKPETPVAPKKHHVIQELPLDNTFVVGCDSLSKCSSTSSDPYSVSECSCQGGFKTAGQITTRQETALKPPHYGTLCGTGTARSHRIKINL; this is encoded by the exons ATGGACTTAGCAAGTCAGGCTCATGTGCTGGTGGTCTTGCTCACCTGTGGGGTCTTGCTATGCTGGGCCCAGGAGAGGGACTATACGGTGAAGGAGGAGCAGCCAGAGAACGTACGCATCGGCAACCTGCGCAAGGACCTGGACCTCAACTTAGACCCCAACATCAGGCTATCCTCGCCGCTGCAGTTCAAGCCTGTTTATAAGACAGGTGACGTGCCTTTGGTGAGGGTGGAGGCCAACACAGGGGAGATCTTTACCACCAATCACAGAATAGACAGGGAGAAGCTTTGCTCAGGGGTCTTCGCAGAGAAACGCTGCTACTATGAGATTGAGGTGGCCGTGCTGCCTGACGAGATCTTCCGATTGGTCAAGATCCGCTTCCTGATCGAGGATGTGAATGACAACGCACCCCTCTTCCAGTCCACTGTGATAAACATCTCAATTCCGGAGAACACAGCTATCAACACCCGTTACCCAGTGCCCTCTGCATTTGACCCTGATGTAGGAATCAATGGGATCCAACACTATGAACTGGTCAAG AGTGTCAGCGAGTTTGGCTTAGACATCATTGAGACCCCTGAAGGTGACAAGTGGCCACAGCTCATCGTTCAGCAGAACCTCGATCGGGAGCAGAAGGACACCTTCGTCATGAAAATAAAGGTAGAAGATGGTGGAAACCCTCCCAAGTCCAGCACTGCCATTCTCCAAGTCACCATCTCTGATGTCAATGACAATCGCCCCATCTTTAAGGACACCGAGCTGGAGGTCACAGTACCAGAGAATGCCCCCATGGGAACATCAGTTGCTCAGCTCCATGCCACGGATGCCGATCTGGGTTCTAATGCACAGATCCACTTTTCCTTCAGCAACCAGATCTCTGCCTCCACCAAACGACATTTTGCCATTGACAGCTCTACAGGACTGATTACTGTGAAACAGCCACTGGACAGGGAGGTAACTCCTGTTCATAAACTCATTGTCCTGGCCAGCGATGGCAGCTCCACcccctccagagccacagtgaCTGTAAATGTAACAGATGTTAATGACAATGTTCCCTCCATAGACACTCGCTACATTATCAACCTGGTTAATGGGACTGTTCTGTTGTCTGAGAATGCACCGCTCAACACCAAAATAGCCCTAATTACTGTTACTGACAAGGATGCAGATCTCTATGGCAAGGTAGCTTGCTACACTGACCATGATGTTCCATTCCGGTTGAAGCCTGTCTTTAATGATCAGTTCCTACTAGAGACAGCTGCCCCCCTAGATTACGAGACGACACGAGAATATGCAATTAAGATAGTGGCCTCAGATAGGGGGACGCCCCCTTTGAACACTTCAGCTatggttttaattaaaatcaagGATGAGAACGACAATGCACCCATCTTCCCCCAGCCGGAAATCCAACTTTCCATACCGGAGAACAATGACCCCTCTACACAGTTAATAAAAATAAGTGCCACTGATGCAGACAGCGGACATAATGCTGAGATTATTTATACTCTTGGCCCTGACGCACCTGATGGGTTTAACATAGACAGACGGTCAGGAATCCTCTCTGTTGGCAAACGACtggacagagagaagcaggagaGGTACTCATTCACTGTCATAGCGAGGGACAATGGCTCCACATTCCTACAGAGCAATGTCACTGTCAGGCTAATCGTCCAGGACCTTAATGACAACAGTCCAGCTTTCACACACCCTGAGTACAACTTCTATGTGCCTGAGAACCTGCCTCTCTTTGGAACTGTGGGCTTAATCACAGTGACGGACGCAGATGCAGGAGATAATGCTGTTATAACTCTGTCCATTTTGAACGGCAAAGATAATTTCATCATCGACCCTCAAACTGGTGTGATCAAGCCCAATATCACCTTTGATAGAGAGCAGCAAAGTTCCTACACATTTATGGTCAAGGCAGTTGATGCAGGCCACCCTCCAAGCTCCTCCTATGCCAAGGTCACTATCAATGTAGTCGACGTAAATGACAATCGCCCTGTGTTCGTCATCCCATCCTCCAATTTCTCGTATGACCTAGTGCgaaccaccaccacccctgGCGCTGTGGTCACCAGGGTGTTTGCCATTGACAATGACACAGGTATGAATGCTGAGCTGCAGTACAGTATTatcagcagcatcatcatcacatctaGGGTCTCTCCTCGAGGTCTCTTTGCCATCGACAAAACAACCGGTAACATAACACTACAGGAGAAAATACTGACAGCCGATCAGGGGCTGCATAGGCTAGTTGTCAAGGTTAAAGATCTAGGCCAGCCTGAGTCATTACATGCTATAGCACTTATTCACTTATTTGTGAATGACACCGTGTCAAATGCTACCTTCATTCAAGAGCAGCTGCGAAAAAGTATGGAGACACCCTTGGACCGTAACATTGGGGACAGTGAGGTAACACCTCAAGCCAATGGATATGTGATTGTTGTCATAGCTATCATAGCAGGGACCATGACTGTTATCTTGGTGATATTTGTGACTGCCTTGGTGCGCTGCCGGCAGACACCCAGACACAAAGTGGTGCAAAAGGGCAAGCAGAGTGGTGAGTGGGTGTCACCCAACCAAGAGAACCGTCAgatcaagaagaaaaagaagagaaagaagcgATCCCCCAAGAGCCTCCTCCTGAACTTTGTGACCATAGATGAATCCAAGCCCGATGACCCTACCCATGAGCATGTTAATGGTACACTGGATCTCCCTGTGGAGCTAGAGGAGCAAACCATGGGGAAGTACAACTGGGCCACCACGCCCACCACCTTCAAACCCGACAGCCCAGATTTAGCCAAGCATTACAAGTCAGCGTCCCCTCAACctacatttcaaatcaaaccgGAGACTCCAGTGGCCCCAAAGAAACACCATGTGATCCAGGAGCTCCCCTTGGACAACACGTTCGTTGTGGGCTGTGACTCACTCTCCAAGTGCTCATCGACTAGCTCCGACCCATACAGTGTCTCAGAGTGCAGCTGTCAGGGGGGATTCAAGACTGCGGGGCAAATCACCACCCGACAG GAGACGGCACTGAAACCACCACACTATGGCACACTCTGTGGCACAGGTACAGCTCGCTCCCACAGGATTAAAATCAATCTCTAG